TTTGCAGGTCAATTCCAAGCTCATTGTTGTTTCATTAAAAAAGTCCCTTTAATGCCCGTGCACCAAAGGGATTTTTAATATGATTTTTTTGAATGAATTTCTATTTATATATTTCTTCGTCTTTAGCCCTGATCTCAGCTCGTTTAATTTTGCCGCTGATAGTTTTAGGCAGTTCGGTAACGTAATCGATCACTCTGGGATATTTGTAGGGAGCTGTAACCTTTTTTACATGGTTTTGCAGTTCTTTGGTCAGCTCATCTGAGGCAGTAAAACCTTCGCCCAGAACAACGGTTGCTTTAACAGCCTGACCTCGTACAGGATCGGGAATGCCTGTTACAGCAGATTCAATGACCGCAGGGTGGGTAATGAGTGCACTTTCTACTTCAAAAGGCCCAATGCGGTAACCTGAACTTTTAATAAGGTCATCAGTTCTGCCGAGAAACCAGAAATAACCGTCCTCGTCCATCCATGCTTTGTCTCCGGTTTGATAGTAGCCGTCTACAATTACGCTTGCGGTCTTTTCCGGCTCGTCAAGGTATCCCGTGAATAGTCCTATTGGTTTGACAGGATCGATTTTTACACAGATCTGGCCTTCTTCTCCGGCTGTACATTTATTTCCTTCCGTATCTATCAAAGCAATATTCCAGCCGGGGCATGGTTTACCGATAGAACCAGGTTTTGGAATCATGTGAGGGAATGTTGCAATCTGCAATGTGGATTCAGTTTGACCGTATCCTTCGTAAAGGAGGAGCCCTGTTGCTTCTTTCCACGCTTCAAAAACAGAACCATTAAGAAGCTCTCCTGCGGTTGTGCAATGAGTCAGGGAAGAAAGATCATATTTGGTGAGATCTTCACGGATCATAAATCTATACACTGTCGGTGGTGCGCAGAAAGATGTTATTTTGTGCTCGGCAATAATGTGCAACAGCTCCGCAGGGTCAAATTTACCACGGAAATCCCAAGTGAAAACAACTGATCCGGCCATCCATTGTCCGTAGAATTTACCCCATACAGCTTTTCCCCAGCCGGTATCGGCAAGAGTTAGATGAATATTGCCGGGGCCTAGGTCATGCCAGTATGCACCTGTGGTGAAATGTCCAAGTGGATAGTTGTGCGTATGCTCTACCATCTTAGGAAGACCG
Above is a genomic segment from Desulfovibrio sp. UCD-KL4C containing:
- a CDS encoding AMP-binding protein, producing the protein MQKENFSSYSEFCEKYKVEVPDNFNFAFDVVDKFAAETPNRLAMIHIDPDGVRAEKDFEFFSKESSRLANGLTKAGISKGDRVMIILYRRIDWWISMLACHKIGAVPVPSPNLLTVKDIEFRVNFAKIKCIITEDSVAERVETANTKCPTLKVLIQAGGDKLADGWLDFVSLCAESSDSFPRPSDCACGDDPLLIFFSSGTTGLPKMVEHTHNYPLGHFTTGAYWHDLGPGNIHLTLADTGWGKAVWGKFYGQWMAGSVVFTWDFRGKFDPAELLHIIAEHKITSFCAPPTVYRFMIREDLTKYDLSSLTHCTTAGELLNGSVFEAWKEATGLLLYEGYGQTESTLQIATFPHMIPKPGSIGKPCPGWNIALIDTEGNKCTAGEEGQICVKIDPVKPIGLFTGYLDEPEKTASVIVDGYYQTGDKAWMDEDGYFWFLGRTDDLIKSSGYRIGPFEVESALITHPAVIESAVTGIPDPVRGQAVKATVVLGEGFTASDELTKELQNHVKKVTAPYKYPRVIDYVTELPKTISGKIKRAEIRAKDEEIYK